ATCGTCCCCTTCACCACGCCATCTTCCCCGACAATGACTTGGCCCTTGGTATAGATGTCGCCTTCCAGGCGGCCATCAATGCGAACCGTGCCTTCGACACGAATCTCACCCTTGAGCTCCACCCCTTTGGCCAACAACGTGATATTCCCGTCGTCCATATACGCGCTCTTTTTCATAGCTGCTCCCTGTTGGCGAACACCCGCCACTCAGGATACCGCAGGGGTGGAAAGTCGCCTAGCAGTTTGTCAAAACAGGGCGCGGGAAAGTCGCACTCGCCACAGGCCATCAATGAGCGCTATGAAAATCCGAGCGTGTGCTTCACACGTTCCCATAGTCCCCCGCCATGCACCTCGCAATACACACTCGGTTCCGTCCCTTCCAGAAACACCTCCGCCACCCGCTCAGGGCACTGCGCTGTCGCCAACTGGCCTGTGCGCGGATCAATTGTCCGCGAGACGATCCCGCTGGGCATGGAAAAATCTGGAGAGTCGGCAGGAATGAGTCGTCGTGCCACGTCCACCCAGATCGGCAAGGCGGCCTGTGACCCGGCCAAACGAATCGCCCGTTCGTCGTCGAATCCAACCCAGACACCGATCACTAATTCCGGGGTGTAGCCGACGAACCAGGCATCGCGATATCCGTCCGTCGTACCGGTCTTCCCGGCAACCGGACCGCGCAGACCCCAGGCTCTTGCTTTCGATCCGGTTCCCCGATCCAGCACGCCCTTCAAGAGAGACGTCGCCAGATACGCGCCTTGCGCCGACACCGCCTGATGCCGGTCCACCATCGGGCTCCAGACCGTCTCTCCGGAATCACGGACCAGATTGGTGAGGGCCACGGGCTTCACCACCACACCGGCATTCGCCAAGCCGCCATAGGCCGCCGTAATTTCGAGCAGCGAAACTGAGGCGCTCCCGAGCGCGGTCGAGAGATTGTCGGGCAACGCCCCCTGAAGGCCGAATCCCCGCAAAAGCCGGTTGATCGATCCGATCCCCAGCCGATGCGCCGTGCGGACCGCCGGCACATTCAGAGACTGTTCGAGCGCCGCCCGCACCGTGACTTGTCCATGAAACTGGCGATCGTAGTTCTGCGGCGACCAGGAGCTGGTCCCGGACTCGAAACTCACGGGCTCGTCCGCCAACATCGTCGCCGGGGTGAGCCCCGTACTTCCCTCAGCGCGAGCCGCCTCAAACGCCGCGAGATACACAAAGGGCTTAAACAGCGACCCTGCCTGCCGGTGCGCCTGCGACGCCCGATTGAATTGACTCGTGCGATACTCACGCCCCCCGACCATCGCGCGCAGATGACCCGTGTGCGTGTCGAGCACGACCACGGCGCCCTGCAGCGGCGTCTCCCCCTCGCGCAACGCCGGATACTGCCGTTCCAGTTTCTCCAGCCCTTTGCGCAACGAATCCGTCGCCAGCTGTTGCATATACGGATCGAGCGTCGAATAGATCCGGGCGCCTTCCGGAATGCCCATCCCGGTTCCCGCTTCGACCTGCCGCAGCAGATAGTCGACAAAATACGGGGCATCCGCCACAACATCTTCCGGCAACGACACTTGTACCGGCCTATTCACCGCCTCCTTCCACGCACCTTCGGTCAGCACCCCCTCATCGCGCAATCGGCGGAGCACCACATTCCGGCGGTGGGTCGCATGTTCCAGATTTTTTGTCGGAGAGTAGGTGTTCGGGCCTTTAATCATTCCGCCGATCAGCGCTACCTCCTCAACCGAGAGGGCATCCAGGGATTTCCCGAAATAGCGGTGCGCCGCTTCGCCGACCCCGTAGATCGACACCGAGCCGGCTTGCCCAAGATAGATCTCATTGAGATAGCTCTCGAGGATCTCTTCCTTGCGATACTTCCATTCCATGACAACCGCCGCCACCACCTCGCGCAGCTTGCGTCCCATGGTCCGTTGCGGCGAATAAAACAGATTCTTGGCGAGCTGCTGGGTAATGGTGCTCCCGCCCTGCACCACCCCGCCGCGCGTCACATTCGCCCACAGCGCCCGGCCGATCGCAACGGGATCGACCCCATAGTGGGAAAAGAACCGCCGATCTTCCACCGCCAAAACCGTCTTGATGACCAACGGAGGAATCTGGCCGTAGGGTACCCACTCACGCACCTGCCGCGACCCGCCACGCATCCCGCTCAGCAAGGGCGCCTCCAAGGTCACAAATGGCAGGGCCTCCCGCTCCCGCACCGACAGCACATTCGTGATCACGCCATCCTTCAATTCCACCTGCACACGGCGAGACGGCTGGTGGCTCTCTTCCTGCGCATGCAGATACAGATCGATGACAGTCGGCGACGCCAGATAGTCGCCGGGCGCCTGCACATTCGAGACGGCGCGATAGCCCAGCCGATGCAGCCGGTCGAACACTCCGGTCTCGATCACCGCTTCCCCGGGCTTCAACAGGTGCGGCGCGCCAAAGATCAGCAAGGGCGGATGCTCATCGCTCTTGGGGAGCGACAGACTGGCCGACAGTATCGCGCCGTACCCGACCAGTCCGAGCAAGGCGGCACCCGTCAACCCAAGCGCTCCACCCACAACCCATTTCATCCAACGTCCAGC
Above is a window of Nitrospira lenta DNA encoding:
- a CDS encoding PBP1A family penicillin-binding protein, whose translation is MAGRWMKWVVGGALGLTGAALLGLVGYGAILSASLSLPKSDEHPPLLIFGAPHLLKPGEAVIETGVFDRLHRLGYRAVSNVQAPGDYLASPTVIDLYLHAQEESHQPSRRVQVELKDGVITNVLSVREREALPFVTLEAPLLSGMRGGSRQVREWVPYGQIPPLVIKTVLAVEDRRFFSHYGVDPVAIGRALWANVTRGGVVQGGSTITQQLAKNLFYSPQRTMGRKLREVVAAVVMEWKYRKEEILESYLNEIYLGQAGSVSIYGVGEAAHRYFGKSLDALSVEEVALIGGMIKGPNTYSPTKNLEHATHRRNVVLRRLRDEGVLTEGAWKEAVNRPVQVSLPEDVVADAPYFVDYLLRQVEAGTGMGIPEGARIYSTLDPYMQQLATDSLRKGLEKLERQYPALREGETPLQGAVVVLDTHTGHLRAMVGGREYRTSQFNRASQAHRQAGSLFKPFVYLAAFEAARAEGSTGLTPATMLADEPVSFESGTSSWSPQNYDRQFHGQVTVRAALEQSLNVPAVRTAHRLGIGSINRLLRGFGLQGALPDNLSTALGSASVSLLEITAAYGGLANAGVVVKPVALTNLVRDSGETVWSPMVDRHQAVSAQGAYLATSLLKGVLDRGTGSKARAWGLRGPVAGKTGTTDGYRDAWFVGYTPELVIGVWVGFDDERAIRLAGSQAALPIWVDVARRLIPADSPDFSMPSGIVSRTIDPRTGQLATAQCPERVAEVFLEGTEPSVYCEVHGGGLWERVKHTLGFS